The following coding sequences lie in one Zingiber officinale cultivar Zhangliang chromosome 2B, Zo_v1.1, whole genome shotgun sequence genomic window:
- the LOC122047951 gene encoding probable disease resistance protein At1g61300 isoform X3 has protein sequence MACINLNLDVDVNSCLSGLWASLPVLGRPKSGIQKLEKEMARLRGKRDDIKNQIDQADRQGKIPTNEVSQWLREVEELEGQVAAIKQDFQSMSQYAPLYTFCFSFSCQFNCPALCFNAYTTTTYVLYCFVFSLGCFSCNCFNQTGGTSSQTQQAGDQVSIGESSNFCSIIRRVAKKLGEATELTSRAGALDPIATVGPPEPTVMLPIAHQPTVGIESYVEDIVGYINGGEGNIIGIFGMGGVGKTTILESIQQYYLHDHTIFDHVIWVVASKGCQLKKLQNDIAKSLKLDTLEKNDDERTCGDKLFSYLKDKNCLLLLDDIWERLDLQLLGMAHSATERGQQQQKHPRKVVVLTTRSETVCAQMKAEKKIKVRCLDSEQAWQLFEQNSDGDVLSSDAGIKFIAEELAKECAGLPLALVTVARAMSGKRSWEVWNDAFNQIRDKHEWTTVCLPEDSLVMYKAFKLSYDSLENDSIRECLLCCALWPEDYEINQFSELIPCLIGCGIIREFNVINEAFAQGCSHLEALMATSLLEKCNNINPPYEDTLVKMHDVIRDMALLMVSSLERNKRKWIVKAGIGLHDLPRQEEWQQAERVSFMSNQITSLQEYGASTFLKLSMLILHDNMGLETIPSSLLKSMPHLTYLDLSFCGITELPMEIGSLTELQYLDLSYSSIAKLPAELGCLCKLEYLLLSSMYLKIVPNGTISNLLMLKWLDISDNYLVPEWWWDELECFKGRHQLSVAISINATTDNIQRLNMLPNVSIWRLTLDGENVSKLPNYDLGTPQWGYRATNFEMKHRPFGQGGYRTFNVLIVVNGQIVGFFGWSDMYLNLIDDS, from the exons ATGGCGTGCATCAACCTAAATCTCGACGTAGACGTCAACAGTTGCCTGAGTGGGCTGTGGGCATCGCTGCCAGTACTGGGTAGGCCAAAATCTGGCATCCAGAAATTGGAGAAGGAAATGGCAAGATTGAGAGGTAAAAGGGACGACATCAAGAACCAGATCGACCAGGCGGATCGACAAGGGAAAATTCCGACCAACGAAGTCAGCCAGTGGCTACGGGAGGTGGAGGAACTGGAAGGCCAAGTGGCTGCTATCAAGCAGGATTTCCAAAGCATGAGTCAGTATGCTCCCCTATAtactttttgtttttccttttcatgcCAATTCAATTGTCCTGCTTTGTGCTTTAATGCATATACAACTACTACGTACGTACTCTATTGCTTTGTTTTTTCGTTAGGTTGCTTCAGTTGCAATTGCTTCAATCAAACCGGCGGCACGTCGAGTCAAACACAGCAAGCAGGAGATCAGGTCTCTATCGGAGAGTCATCAAACTTCTGCTCCATCATTCGAAGAGTGGCAAAGAAGCTCGGCGAGGCTACTGAATTGACGAGCAGAGCTGGTGCACTGGATCCGATTGCCACAGTTGGGCCTCCGGAACCCACCGTGATGCTTCCTATCGCACACCAACCGACTGTTGGGATCGAGTCGTATGTGGAGGACATTGTGGGCTACATCAATGGTGGAGAAGGCAACATCATAGGCATCTTCGGAATGGGTGGTGTCGGTAAGACGACCATATTGGAGAGCATCCAACAATATTATCTTCATGACCATACCATATTTGATCATGTCATTTGGGTTGTGGCCTCCAAAGGCTGCCAATTGAAAAAACTCCAGAATGATATTGCCAAGAGCCTAAAACTGGATACACTGGAGAAGAATGACGATGAACGAACCTGTGGTGATAAGTTGTTTAGCTACTTGAAGGACAAGAATTGCTTGCTGCTTCTCGATGACATTTGGGAACGTTTGGATCTTCAACTGTTGGGGATGGCACACTCGGCTACAGAGCGAGGCCAACAGCAGCAGAAGCATCCACGTAAAGTCGTGGTATTAACGACCCGCAGCGAGACAGTGTGTGCACAAATGAAAGCAGAAAAGAAGATCAAAGTCAGATGTCTGGATTCAGAACAAGCATGGCAACTCTTTGAGCAGAACAGCGATGGGGATGTTCTCAGCTCAGATGCTGGAATTAAGTTCATTGCCGAAGAACTTGCTAAAGAATGTGCAGGCCTTCCGCTCGCTCTTGTCACCGTCGCTCGTGCCATGTCAGGGAAAAGGTCTTGGGAAGTTTGGAATGACGCTTTCAATCAAATAAGGGATAAACATGAATGGACGACCGTATGTCTTCCAGAAGATTCACTCGTCATGTATAAAGCCTTCAAACTGAGCTATGACAGTTTAGAGAATGACTCCATAAGAGAATGCCTCTTGTGCTGCGCGTTGTGGCCTGAAGATTATGAGATCAACCAATTCTCTGAGTTGATACCGTGTTTGATAGGTTGCGGCATAATTCGTGAATTTAATGTGATCAATGAAGCTTTCGCACAAGGATGTTCGCATTTGGAAGCTCTCATGGCTACATCCTTGCTAGAAAAATGTAATAACATCAACCCTCCTTATGAGGATACGCTTGTAAAGATGCACGATGTCATCCGAGACATGGCACTATTGATGGTCTCTAGTTTGGAGAGGAACAAAAGAAAATGGATTGTAAAAGCAGGAATCGGATTGCATGATTTGCCTAGACAAGAAGAATGGCAACAAGCAGAGCGAGTATCATTCATGAGCAATCAGATTACTTCTTTACAAGAGTATGGAGCTTCCACTTTTCTAAAACTTTCTATGTTGATTCTCCATGACAACATGGGCCTGGAAACAATCCCTTCGAGTTTGTTGAAAAGCATGCCTCATTTGACATACTTGGATCTTAGTTTTTGTGGTATAACAGAGCTTCCGATGGAGATCGGTAGCTTAACTGAGCTTCAATATTTAGACTTATCCTACAGTTCTATTGCAAAACTGCCGGCAGAGTTGGGTTGCTTGTGCAAATTAGAGTACTTGCTTCTAAGTTCTATGTATCTTAAGATTGTACCCAATGGGACAATATCCAATTTATTAATGCTCAAGTGGCTGGATATAAGTGACAATTATCTTGTACCCGAGTGGTGGTGGGATGAGTTGGAATGTTTTAAAGGACGTCATCAATTAAGTGTGGCAATTAGCATTAATGCTACAACAGATAACATTCAACGACTCAACATGTTACCAAATGTCTCCATATGGAGACTCACTTTGGATGGAGAGAATGTTTCAAAACTTCCAAATTACGATCTGGGCACTCCACAATGGGGTTACAGG GCCACAAATTTCGAAATGAAGCATAGGCCTTTTGGCCAAGGAGGCTATAGGACGTTCAATGTTTTGATCGTCGTGAATGGTCAAATTGTTGGATTCTTTGGTTGGTCCGACATGTATTTAAATTTGATTGATGATTCCTAG
- the LOC122047951 gene encoding probable disease resistance protein At1g61300 isoform X5, whose protein sequence is MLPIAHQPTVGIESYVEDIVGYINGGEGNIIGIFGMGGVGKTTILESIQQYYLHDHTIFDHVIWVVASKGCQLKKLQNDIAKSLKLDTLEKNDDERTCGDKLFSYLKDKNCLLLLDDIWERLDLQLLGMAHSATERGQQQQKHPRKVVVLTTRSETVCAQMKAEKKIKVRCLDSEQAWQLFEQNSDGDVLSSDAGIKFIAEELAKECAGLPLALVTVARAMSGKRSWEVWNDAFNQIRDKHEWTTVCLPEDSLVMYKAFKLSYDSLENDSIRECLLCCALWPEDYEINQFSELIPCLIGCGIIREFNVINEAFAQGCSHLEALMATSLLEKCNNINPPYEDTLVKMHDVIRDMALLMVSSLERNKRKWIVKAGIGLHDLPRQEEWQQAERVSFMSNQITSLQEYGASTFLKLSMLILHDNMGLETIPSSLLKSMPHLTYLDLSFCGITELPMEIGSLTELQYLDLSYSSIAKLPAELGCLCKLEYLLLSSMYLKIVPNGTISNLLMLKWLDISDNYLVPEWWWDELECFKGRHQLSVAISINATTDNIQRLNMLPNVSIWRLTLDGENVSKLPNYDLGTPQWGYRVSDKLDILNIMYLKVSRLVLAAGMGRESSFGCLKRLHFECLQLLVEISLNRVRLYNLRQIFIHDCPMLKDVSWVLELPCLNFLQIEYCRKMKELISEVGNSNSISSSSSVQSLILGYMPNLNCIANRPLHFPYLEYIDVKDCPELKRLPFGTEMLKNRLKRIRGEEYWWNNLDWDDESIKDSLTPYFRPQISK, encoded by the exons ATGCTTCCTATCGCACACCAACCGACTGTTGGGATCGAGTCGTATGTGGAGGACATTGTGGGCTACATCAATGGTGGAGAAGGCAACATCATAGGCATCTTCGGAATGGGTGGTGTCGGTAAGACGACCATATTGGAGAGCATCCAACAATATTATCTTCATGACCATACCATATTTGATCATGTCATTTGGGTTGTGGCCTCCAAAGGCTGCCAATTGAAAAAACTCCAGAATGATATTGCCAAGAGCCTAAAACTGGATACACTGGAGAAGAATGACGATGAACGAACCTGTGGTGATAAGTTGTTTAGCTACTTGAAGGACAAGAATTGCTTGCTGCTTCTCGATGACATTTGGGAACGTTTGGATCTTCAACTGTTGGGGATGGCACACTCGGCTACAGAGCGAGGCCAACAGCAGCAGAAGCATCCACGTAAAGTCGTGGTATTAACGACCCGCAGCGAGACAGTGTGTGCACAAATGAAAGCAGAAAAGAAGATCAAAGTCAGATGTCTGGATTCAGAACAAGCATGGCAACTCTTTGAGCAGAACAGCGATGGGGATGTTCTCAGCTCAGATGCTGGAATTAAGTTCATTGCCGAAGAACTTGCTAAAGAATGTGCAGGCCTTCCGCTCGCTCTTGTCACCGTCGCTCGTGCCATGTCAGGGAAAAGGTCTTGGGAAGTTTGGAATGACGCTTTCAATCAAATAAGGGATAAACATGAATGGACGACCGTATGTCTTCCAGAAGATTCACTCGTCATGTATAAAGCCTTCAAACTGAGCTATGACAGTTTAGAGAATGACTCCATAAGAGAATGCCTCTTGTGCTGCGCGTTGTGGCCTGAAGATTATGAGATCAACCAATTCTCTGAGTTGATACCGTGTTTGATAGGTTGCGGCATAATTCGTGAATTTAATGTGATCAATGAAGCTTTCGCACAAGGATGTTCGCATTTGGAAGCTCTCATGGCTACATCCTTGCTAGAAAAATGTAATAACATCAACCCTCCTTATGAGGATACGCTTGTAAAGATGCACGATGTCATCCGAGACATGGCACTATTGATGGTCTCTAGTTTGGAGAGGAACAAAAGAAAATGGATTGTAAAAGCAGGAATCGGATTGCATGATTTGCCTAGACAAGAAGAATGGCAACAAGCAGAGCGAGTATCATTCATGAGCAATCAGATTACTTCTTTACAAGAGTATGGAGCTTCCACTTTTCTAAAACTTTCTATGTTGATTCTCCATGACAACATGGGCCTGGAAACAATCCCTTCGAGTTTGTTGAAAAGCATGCCTCATTTGACATACTTGGATCTTAGTTTTTGTGGTATAACAGAGCTTCCGATGGAGATCGGTAGCTTAACTGAGCTTCAATATTTAGACTTATCCTACAGTTCTATTGCAAAACTGCCGGCAGAGTTGGGTTGCTTGTGCAAATTAGAGTACTTGCTTCTAAGTTCTATGTATCTTAAGATTGTACCCAATGGGACAATATCCAATTTATTAATGCTCAAGTGGCTGGATATAAGTGACAATTATCTTGTACCCGAGTGGTGGTGGGATGAGTTGGAATGTTTTAAAGGACGTCATCAATTAAGTGTGGCAATTAGCATTAATGCTACAACAGATAACATTCAACGACTCAACATGTTACCAAATGTCTCCATATGGAGACTCACTTTGGATGGAGAGAATGTTTCAAAACTTCCAAATTACGATCTGGGCACTCCACAATGGGGTTACAGGGTAAGTGACAAGCTTGATATTCTGAACATTATGTATCTCAAAGTAAGCAGATTAGTGTTGGCTGCAGGCATGGGTCGGGAATCAAGTTTTGGATGTTTAAAACGTCTCCATTTTGAATGCCTACAACTATTGGTAGAGATTTCATTGAATAGAGTTCGGCTCTACAACCTTCGTCAAATATTTATTCATGATTGCCCCATGTTGAAGGATGTTTCTTGGGTTCTCGAACTGCCATGCCTTAATTTTCTACAGATAGAATATTGTCGAAAAATGAAGGAACTAATAAGTGAGGTAGGGAACTCCAATTCCATCTCTAGCTCTAGCTCCGTACAAAGTTTGATTTTGGGCTACATGCCGAACCTCAATTGCATTGCAAACAGACCGCTCCATTTTCCCTACTTAGAATATATAGATGTGAAAGATTGCCCAGAGCTCAAAAGATTACCATTTGGGACTGAAATGTTGAAGAATAGATTAAAAAGGATTCGTGGTGAAGAGTATTGGTGGAACAATTTGGATTGGGATGACGAGAGCATTAAGGATTCCCTGACTCCTTATTTTAG GCCACAAATTTCGAAATGA
- the LOC122047951 gene encoding probable disease resistance protein At1g61300 isoform X2 has protein sequence MACINLNLDVDVNSCLSGLWASLPVLGRPKSGIQKLEKEMARLRGKRDDIKNQIDQADRQGKIPTNEVSQWLREVEELEGQVAAIKQDFQSMSCFSCNCFNQTGGTSSQTQQAGDQVSIGESSNFCSIIRRVAKKLGEATELTSRAGALDPIATVGPPEPTVMLPIAHQPTVGIESYVEDIVGYINGGEGNIIGIFGMGGVGKTTILESIQQYYLHDHTIFDHVIWVVASKGCQLKKLQNDIAKSLKLDTLEKNDDERTCGDKLFSYLKDKNCLLLLDDIWERLDLQLLGMAHSATERGQQQQKHPRKVVVLTTRSETVCAQMKAEKKIKVRCLDSEQAWQLFEQNSDGDVLSSDAGIKFIAEELAKECAGLPLALVTVARAMSGKRSWEVWNDAFNQIRDKHEWTTVCLPEDSLVMYKAFKLSYDSLENDSIRECLLCCALWPEDYEINQFSELIPCLIGCGIIREFNVINEAFAQGCSHLEALMATSLLEKCNNINPPYEDTLVKMHDVIRDMALLMVSSLERNKRKWIVKAGIGLHDLPRQEEWQQAERVSFMSNQITSLQEYGASTFLKLSMLILHDNMGLETIPSSLLKSMPHLTYLDLSFCGITELPMEIGSLTELQYLDLSYSSIAKLPAELGCLCKLEYLLLSSMYLKIVPNGTISNLLMLKWLDISDNYLVPEWWWDELECFKGRHQLSVAISINATTDNIQRLNMLPNVSIWRLTLDGENVSKLPNYDLGTPQWGYRVSDKLDILNIMYLKVSRLVLAAGMGRESSFGCLKRLHFECLQLLVEISLNRVRLYNLRQIFIHDCPMLKDVSWVLELPCLNFLQIEYCRKMKELISEVGNSNSISSSSSVQSLILGYMPNLNCIANRPLHFPYLEYIDVKDCPELKRLPFGTEMLKNRLKRIRGEEYWWNNLDWDDESIKDSLTPYFRPQISK, from the exons ATGGCGTGCATCAACCTAAATCTCGACGTAGACGTCAACAGTTGCCTGAGTGGGCTGTGGGCATCGCTGCCAGTACTGGGTAGGCCAAAATCTGGCATCCAGAAATTGGAGAAGGAAATGGCAAGATTGAGAGGTAAAAGGGACGACATCAAGAACCAGATCGACCAGGCGGATCGACAAGGGAAAATTCCGACCAACGAAGTCAGCCAGTGGCTACGGGAGGTGGAGGAACTGGAAGGCCAAGTGGCTGCTATCAAGCAGGATTTCCAAAGCATGA GTTGCTTCAGTTGCAATTGCTTCAATCAAACCGGCGGCACGTCGAGTCAAACACAGCAAGCAGGAGATCAGGTCTCTATCGGAGAGTCATCAAACTTCTGCTCCATCATTCGAAGAGTGGCAAAGAAGCTCGGCGAGGCTACTGAATTGACGAGCAGAGCTGGTGCACTGGATCCGATTGCCACAGTTGGGCCTCCGGAACCCACCGTGATGCTTCCTATCGCACACCAACCGACTGTTGGGATCGAGTCGTATGTGGAGGACATTGTGGGCTACATCAATGGTGGAGAAGGCAACATCATAGGCATCTTCGGAATGGGTGGTGTCGGTAAGACGACCATATTGGAGAGCATCCAACAATATTATCTTCATGACCATACCATATTTGATCATGTCATTTGGGTTGTGGCCTCCAAAGGCTGCCAATTGAAAAAACTCCAGAATGATATTGCCAAGAGCCTAAAACTGGATACACTGGAGAAGAATGACGATGAACGAACCTGTGGTGATAAGTTGTTTAGCTACTTGAAGGACAAGAATTGCTTGCTGCTTCTCGATGACATTTGGGAACGTTTGGATCTTCAACTGTTGGGGATGGCACACTCGGCTACAGAGCGAGGCCAACAGCAGCAGAAGCATCCACGTAAAGTCGTGGTATTAACGACCCGCAGCGAGACAGTGTGTGCACAAATGAAAGCAGAAAAGAAGATCAAAGTCAGATGTCTGGATTCAGAACAAGCATGGCAACTCTTTGAGCAGAACAGCGATGGGGATGTTCTCAGCTCAGATGCTGGAATTAAGTTCATTGCCGAAGAACTTGCTAAAGAATGTGCAGGCCTTCCGCTCGCTCTTGTCACCGTCGCTCGTGCCATGTCAGGGAAAAGGTCTTGGGAAGTTTGGAATGACGCTTTCAATCAAATAAGGGATAAACATGAATGGACGACCGTATGTCTTCCAGAAGATTCACTCGTCATGTATAAAGCCTTCAAACTGAGCTATGACAGTTTAGAGAATGACTCCATAAGAGAATGCCTCTTGTGCTGCGCGTTGTGGCCTGAAGATTATGAGATCAACCAATTCTCTGAGTTGATACCGTGTTTGATAGGTTGCGGCATAATTCGTGAATTTAATGTGATCAATGAAGCTTTCGCACAAGGATGTTCGCATTTGGAAGCTCTCATGGCTACATCCTTGCTAGAAAAATGTAATAACATCAACCCTCCTTATGAGGATACGCTTGTAAAGATGCACGATGTCATCCGAGACATGGCACTATTGATGGTCTCTAGTTTGGAGAGGAACAAAAGAAAATGGATTGTAAAAGCAGGAATCGGATTGCATGATTTGCCTAGACAAGAAGAATGGCAACAAGCAGAGCGAGTATCATTCATGAGCAATCAGATTACTTCTTTACAAGAGTATGGAGCTTCCACTTTTCTAAAACTTTCTATGTTGATTCTCCATGACAACATGGGCCTGGAAACAATCCCTTCGAGTTTGTTGAAAAGCATGCCTCATTTGACATACTTGGATCTTAGTTTTTGTGGTATAACAGAGCTTCCGATGGAGATCGGTAGCTTAACTGAGCTTCAATATTTAGACTTATCCTACAGTTCTATTGCAAAACTGCCGGCAGAGTTGGGTTGCTTGTGCAAATTAGAGTACTTGCTTCTAAGTTCTATGTATCTTAAGATTGTACCCAATGGGACAATATCCAATTTATTAATGCTCAAGTGGCTGGATATAAGTGACAATTATCTTGTACCCGAGTGGTGGTGGGATGAGTTGGAATGTTTTAAAGGACGTCATCAATTAAGTGTGGCAATTAGCATTAATGCTACAACAGATAACATTCAACGACTCAACATGTTACCAAATGTCTCCATATGGAGACTCACTTTGGATGGAGAGAATGTTTCAAAACTTCCAAATTACGATCTGGGCACTCCACAATGGGGTTACAGGGTAAGTGACAAGCTTGATATTCTGAACATTATGTATCTCAAAGTAAGCAGATTAGTGTTGGCTGCAGGCATGGGTCGGGAATCAAGTTTTGGATGTTTAAAACGTCTCCATTTTGAATGCCTACAACTATTGGTAGAGATTTCATTGAATAGAGTTCGGCTCTACAACCTTCGTCAAATATTTATTCATGATTGCCCCATGTTGAAGGATGTTTCTTGGGTTCTCGAACTGCCATGCCTTAATTTTCTACAGATAGAATATTGTCGAAAAATGAAGGAACTAATAAGTGAGGTAGGGAACTCCAATTCCATCTCTAGCTCTAGCTCCGTACAAAGTTTGATTTTGGGCTACATGCCGAACCTCAATTGCATTGCAAACAGACCGCTCCATTTTCCCTACTTAGAATATATAGATGTGAAAGATTGCCCAGAGCTCAAAAGATTACCATTTGGGACTGAAATGTTGAAGAATAGATTAAAAAGGATTCGTGGTGAAGAGTATTGGTGGAACAATTTGGATTGGGATGACGAGAGCATTAAGGATTCCCTGACTCCTTATTTTAG GCCACAAATTTCGAAATGA
- the LOC122047951 gene encoding probable disease resistance protein At1g61300 isoform X1, with the protein MACINLNLDVDVNSCLSGLWASLPVLGRPKSGIQKLEKEMARLRGKRDDIKNQIDQADRQGKIPTNEVSQWLREVEELEGQVAAIKQDFQSMSQYAPLYTFCFSFSCQFNCPALCFNAYTTTTYVLYCFVFSLGCFSCNCFNQTGGTSSQTQQAGDQVSIGESSNFCSIIRRVAKKLGEATELTSRAGALDPIATVGPPEPTVMLPIAHQPTVGIESYVEDIVGYINGGEGNIIGIFGMGGVGKTTILESIQQYYLHDHTIFDHVIWVVASKGCQLKKLQNDIAKSLKLDTLEKNDDERTCGDKLFSYLKDKNCLLLLDDIWERLDLQLLGMAHSATERGQQQQKHPRKVVVLTTRSETVCAQMKAEKKIKVRCLDSEQAWQLFEQNSDGDVLSSDAGIKFIAEELAKECAGLPLALVTVARAMSGKRSWEVWNDAFNQIRDKHEWTTVCLPEDSLVMYKAFKLSYDSLENDSIRECLLCCALWPEDYEINQFSELIPCLIGCGIIREFNVINEAFAQGCSHLEALMATSLLEKCNNINPPYEDTLVKMHDVIRDMALLMVSSLERNKRKWIVKAGIGLHDLPRQEEWQQAERVSFMSNQITSLQEYGASTFLKLSMLILHDNMGLETIPSSLLKSMPHLTYLDLSFCGITELPMEIGSLTELQYLDLSYSSIAKLPAELGCLCKLEYLLLSSMYLKIVPNGTISNLLMLKWLDISDNYLVPEWWWDELECFKGRHQLSVAISINATTDNIQRLNMLPNVSIWRLTLDGENVSKLPNYDLGTPQWGYRVSDKLDILNIMYLKVSRLVLAAGMGRESSFGCLKRLHFECLQLLVEISLNRVRLYNLRQIFIHDCPMLKDVSWVLELPCLNFLQIEYCRKMKELISEVGNSNSISSSSSVQSLILGYMPNLNCIANRPLHFPYLEYIDVKDCPELKRLPFGTEMLKNRLKRIRGEEYWWNNLDWDDESIKDSLTPYFRPQISK; encoded by the exons ATGGCGTGCATCAACCTAAATCTCGACGTAGACGTCAACAGTTGCCTGAGTGGGCTGTGGGCATCGCTGCCAGTACTGGGTAGGCCAAAATCTGGCATCCAGAAATTGGAGAAGGAAATGGCAAGATTGAGAGGTAAAAGGGACGACATCAAGAACCAGATCGACCAGGCGGATCGACAAGGGAAAATTCCGACCAACGAAGTCAGCCAGTGGCTACGGGAGGTGGAGGAACTGGAAGGCCAAGTGGCTGCTATCAAGCAGGATTTCCAAAGCATGAGTCAGTATGCTCCCCTATAtactttttgtttttccttttcatgcCAATTCAATTGTCCTGCTTTGTGCTTTAATGCATATACAACTACTACGTACGTACTCTATTGCTTTGTTTTTTCGTTAGGTTGCTTCAGTTGCAATTGCTTCAATCAAACCGGCGGCACGTCGAGTCAAACACAGCAAGCAGGAGATCAGGTCTCTATCGGAGAGTCATCAAACTTCTGCTCCATCATTCGAAGAGTGGCAAAGAAGCTCGGCGAGGCTACTGAATTGACGAGCAGAGCTGGTGCACTGGATCCGATTGCCACAGTTGGGCCTCCGGAACCCACCGTGATGCTTCCTATCGCACACCAACCGACTGTTGGGATCGAGTCGTATGTGGAGGACATTGTGGGCTACATCAATGGTGGAGAAGGCAACATCATAGGCATCTTCGGAATGGGTGGTGTCGGTAAGACGACCATATTGGAGAGCATCCAACAATATTATCTTCATGACCATACCATATTTGATCATGTCATTTGGGTTGTGGCCTCCAAAGGCTGCCAATTGAAAAAACTCCAGAATGATATTGCCAAGAGCCTAAAACTGGATACACTGGAGAAGAATGACGATGAACGAACCTGTGGTGATAAGTTGTTTAGCTACTTGAAGGACAAGAATTGCTTGCTGCTTCTCGATGACATTTGGGAACGTTTGGATCTTCAACTGTTGGGGATGGCACACTCGGCTACAGAGCGAGGCCAACAGCAGCAGAAGCATCCACGTAAAGTCGTGGTATTAACGACCCGCAGCGAGACAGTGTGTGCACAAATGAAAGCAGAAAAGAAGATCAAAGTCAGATGTCTGGATTCAGAACAAGCATGGCAACTCTTTGAGCAGAACAGCGATGGGGATGTTCTCAGCTCAGATGCTGGAATTAAGTTCATTGCCGAAGAACTTGCTAAAGAATGTGCAGGCCTTCCGCTCGCTCTTGTCACCGTCGCTCGTGCCATGTCAGGGAAAAGGTCTTGGGAAGTTTGGAATGACGCTTTCAATCAAATAAGGGATAAACATGAATGGACGACCGTATGTCTTCCAGAAGATTCACTCGTCATGTATAAAGCCTTCAAACTGAGCTATGACAGTTTAGAGAATGACTCCATAAGAGAATGCCTCTTGTGCTGCGCGTTGTGGCCTGAAGATTATGAGATCAACCAATTCTCTGAGTTGATACCGTGTTTGATAGGTTGCGGCATAATTCGTGAATTTAATGTGATCAATGAAGCTTTCGCACAAGGATGTTCGCATTTGGAAGCTCTCATGGCTACATCCTTGCTAGAAAAATGTAATAACATCAACCCTCCTTATGAGGATACGCTTGTAAAGATGCACGATGTCATCCGAGACATGGCACTATTGATGGTCTCTAGTTTGGAGAGGAACAAAAGAAAATGGATTGTAAAAGCAGGAATCGGATTGCATGATTTGCCTAGACAAGAAGAATGGCAACAAGCAGAGCGAGTATCATTCATGAGCAATCAGATTACTTCTTTACAAGAGTATGGAGCTTCCACTTTTCTAAAACTTTCTATGTTGATTCTCCATGACAACATGGGCCTGGAAACAATCCCTTCGAGTTTGTTGAAAAGCATGCCTCATTTGACATACTTGGATCTTAGTTTTTGTGGTATAACAGAGCTTCCGATGGAGATCGGTAGCTTAACTGAGCTTCAATATTTAGACTTATCCTACAGTTCTATTGCAAAACTGCCGGCAGAGTTGGGTTGCTTGTGCAAATTAGAGTACTTGCTTCTAAGTTCTATGTATCTTAAGATTGTACCCAATGGGACAATATCCAATTTATTAATGCTCAAGTGGCTGGATATAAGTGACAATTATCTTGTACCCGAGTGGTGGTGGGATGAGTTGGAATGTTTTAAAGGACGTCATCAATTAAGTGTGGCAATTAGCATTAATGCTACAACAGATAACATTCAACGACTCAACATGTTACCAAATGTCTCCATATGGAGACTCACTTTGGATGGAGAGAATGTTTCAAAACTTCCAAATTACGATCTGGGCACTCCACAATGGGGTTACAGGGTAAGTGACAAGCTTGATATTCTGAACATTATGTATCTCAAAGTAAGCAGATTAGTGTTGGCTGCAGGCATGGGTCGGGAATCAAGTTTTGGATGTTTAAAACGTCTCCATTTTGAATGCCTACAACTATTGGTAGAGATTTCATTGAATAGAGTTCGGCTCTACAACCTTCGTCAAATATTTATTCATGATTGCCCCATGTTGAAGGATGTTTCTTGGGTTCTCGAACTGCCATGCCTTAATTTTCTACAGATAGAATATTGTCGAAAAATGAAGGAACTAATAAGTGAGGTAGGGAACTCCAATTCCATCTCTAGCTCTAGCTCCGTACAAAGTTTGATTTTGGGCTACATGCCGAACCTCAATTGCATTGCAAACAGACCGCTCCATTTTCCCTACTTAGAATATATAGATGTGAAAGATTGCCCAGAGCTCAAAAGATTACCATTTGGGACTGAAATGTTGAAGAATAGATTAAAAAGGATTCGTGGTGAAGAGTATTGGTGGAACAATTTGGATTGGGATGACGAGAGCATTAAGGATTCCCTGACTCCTTATTTTAG GCCACAAATTTCGAAATGA